One segment of Fibrobacter sp. UWB10 DNA contains the following:
- the gltX gene encoding glutamate--tRNA ligase, with the protein MCENCNSNRPVRVRFAPSPTGYLHVGGARTAIYNYFFAKHMGGTFYLRIEDTDRKRYNETALHDLMRDLKWLGLQWDEGPGCEGDCGPYFQSERLDIYHREIKKLLDAGYAYYCFCSEERLQEVRAEQEKSHVPVTGYDRHCRNISREEAEARIAAGEKAVIRFKVPETGVTEFDDMIRGHISYQNELLDDLVLIKRDGYPTYHFASVVDDHLMGTTHVLRGDEWISSTPKHELLYKAFGWQPPVWCHLPVILDKNGGKLSKRKGAASVGDFRDLGYLPETLVNYLALLGWNPGDDREVMTIKEMVDSFTLERINPKSASFDEKKLQWMNGQHIHLCDDGMLKGIMKEGLAAKGIDLSKEPETRLDEIVKQLKPRAHFVQDLADMAVYFFVAPTTYDEKGAKKHFGEGSKEVATLVRDMLASIEDFKTPVIEKGFYDLAERCGHKVGELVGAPRLAVSGVTAGPGLWEMFELIGKEEVLRRMDVALPLMK; encoded by the coding sequence ATGTGCGAAAATTGCAATTCTAACCGTCCTGTCCGCGTCCGTTTTGCCCCGAGCCCGACGGGCTACCTGCATGTGGGCGGTGCTCGTACCGCTATCTACAACTACTTTTTTGCCAAACACATGGGCGGTACGTTTTATCTGCGTATTGAAGATACTGACCGCAAGCGCTATAACGAAACTGCCTTGCACGACTTGATGCGCGACCTTAAGTGGCTTGGCCTGCAGTGGGACGAAGGTCCGGGCTGCGAAGGTGACTGCGGTCCGTATTTCCAGAGCGAACGCTTGGACATTTACCACCGCGAAATCAAGAAGCTCTTGGATGCTGGCTATGCTTACTACTGCTTCTGCTCCGAAGAACGCCTGCAGGAAGTCCGCGCCGAACAGGAAAAGTCTCATGTGCCGGTGACCGGTTACGACCGTCATTGCCGTAACATTAGCCGCGAAGAAGCCGAAGCCCGCATTGCCGCCGGCGAAAAGGCTGTGATTCGCTTTAAGGTGCCTGAAACGGGTGTCACCGAATTCGACGACATGATTCGCGGTCACATCAGTTACCAGAACGAACTTCTGGATGACCTCGTGCTCATCAAGCGCGACGGTTACCCGACTTACCACTTTGCAAGCGTTGTCGATGACCACCTGATGGGTACGACTCACGTGCTCCGTGGCGACGAATGGATTAGCTCTACGCCGAAGCATGAACTCTTGTATAAGGCCTTTGGCTGGCAGCCGCCTGTATGGTGCCACCTGCCGGTGATTCTCGACAAGAACGGCGGTAAGCTTTCTAAGCGCAAGGGTGCTGCCTCTGTGGGTGACTTCCGCGACCTCGGCTACCTGCCTGAAACGCTCGTGAACTACCTCGCCCTGCTCGGTTGGAACCCGGGCGATGACCGCGAAGTCATGACCATTAAGGAAATGGTCGACAGCTTTACGCTGGAACGCATTAACCCGAAGTCTGCCAGCTTCGACGAAAAGAAGTTGCAATGGATGAACGGCCAGCACATTCACCTGTGCGACGACGGCATGCTCAAGGGTATCATGAAGGAAGGCCTTGCCGCGAAGGGTATCGACCTCTCCAAGGAACCGGAAACTCGCCTCGATGAAATCGTGAAGCAGCTCAAGCCGCGTGCTCATTTTGTGCAGGACCTCGCCGACATGGCTGTGTACTTCTTTGTTGCTCCGACGACCTACGATGAAAAGGGTGCTAAAAAGCACTTTGGCGAAGGCTCCAAGGAAGTGGCGACGCTCGTGCGCGACATGCTCGCTTCCATCGAAGACTTCAAGACTCCGGTTATCGAAAAGGGTTTCTACGACCTCGCCGAACGTTGCGGCCACAAGGTCGGTGAACTCGTCGGTGCTCCGCGCCTTGCTGTGTCTGGCGTTACCGCAGGCCCGGGCCTCTGGGAAATGTTCGAACTTATCGGTAAGGAAGAAGTGCTCCGCCGCATGGATGTGGCACTCCCGCTCATGAAGTAA
- a CDS encoding sodium:alanine symporter family protein, with translation METLNSILDTIDGYVWGIPLIAVILFVGILLTSRLGVLQVTNLGNALRYMLHNEKHGEGEVSSFAALCTALAATVGTGNIVGVATAIGTGGPGALFWMEVAAFFGMATKYAEGLLAVKYRKVDTDGKVLGGPFYYIESGIKERFGLNFKWLAVLFAVFGVLAGLLGIGTITQVNGITSAVATVFPSGEFVNIGGNSVSVSTAIAGLFCAGFTALVIIGGLKRIAKVSLYIVPIMAIFYILFCLLILGFNFSKISGAVELIIRAAFNPSAVTGGVVGTIFIAMQKGIARGIFSNEAGLGSAPIAAAAAKTKEPVRQGLVCMTGTFIDTIIICSMTGLAIVVTGAWTPELGLQGVNITMEAFTRGLENLPAGASVAPFILTTALVFFAFTTILGWAYYSERCLEYLVGRGKKGPILTFRWLYVAAVFIGPYLTVSAVWTSADIFNGLMAFPNLVALVLLSGIVARETKIFLDKLHNGKVGD, from the coding sequence ATGGAAACCTTAAATTCCATCTTAGATACTATTGACGGCTACGTGTGGGGAATCCCGCTCATTGCGGTCATCTTGTTTGTCGGAATCCTGCTCACAAGCCGCCTCGGCGTGCTTCAGGTGACAAACCTCGGCAACGCTCTGCGTTACATGCTCCACAACGAAAAGCACGGCGAAGGCGAAGTTTCAAGCTTTGCCGCCCTCTGCACCGCTCTTGCCGCAACCGTCGGCACGGGTAACATTGTAGGTGTTGCCACCGCTATCGGTACCGGTGGCCCGGGCGCACTCTTCTGGATGGAAGTCGCAGCCTTCTTTGGCATGGCCACCAAATACGCTGAAGGTCTTTTGGCAGTCAAGTACCGCAAGGTCGACACCGACGGCAAAGTGTTGGGCGGTCCGTTCTACTACATCGAAAGCGGTATCAAGGAACGTTTCGGACTCAACTTTAAGTGGCTCGCCGTTCTGTTCGCCGTCTTTGGCGTGCTCGCCGGTCTTCTTGGTATCGGAACCATTACGCAGGTCAACGGCATCACGTCGGCAGTCGCAACCGTGTTTCCCTCTGGCGAATTCGTCAACATCGGCGGCAACTCCGTTTCCGTGTCTACCGCAATTGCAGGCCTTTTCTGCGCAGGCTTTACTGCCCTGGTGATTATCGGCGGTCTCAAGCGCATTGCCAAGGTTTCGCTCTACATTGTGCCGATCATGGCTATCTTCTACATTCTGTTCTGCTTGCTGATTCTCGGTTTCAACTTCTCCAAGATTTCGGGAGCCGTTGAACTGATTATCCGCGCCGCCTTCAACCCGAGCGCTGTAACCGGCGGTGTGGTTGGTACGATTTTCATTGCCATGCAGAAGGGTATTGCCCGCGGCATTTTCAGTAACGAAGCTGGCCTCGGTTCTGCTCCGATTGCCGCCGCTGCCGCAAAGACTAAGGAACCTGTTCGCCAGGGTCTCGTTTGCATGACCGGAACCTTCATCGACACCATCATTATTTGCTCCATGACGGGCCTTGCCATTGTGGTAACGGGCGCATGGACTCCGGAACTCGGCCTCCAGGGCGTAAACATCACCATGGAAGCCTTTACCCGCGGTCTCGAAAACCTGCCCGCAGGCGCAAGCGTAGCCCCCTTCATTCTGACAACGGCTTTGGTGTTCTTTGCCTTCACGACGATTCTTGGCTGGGCTTACTATTCTGAACGCTGCTTAGAATACCTTGTGGGTCGCGGCAAGAAAGGTCCCATTCTCACCTTCCGCTGGCTGTATGTGGCCGCAGTCTTTATTGGCCCGTACCTCACGGTGAGCGCCGTGTGGACCAGCGCCGACATCTTTAACGGTCTGATGGCTTTCCCGAACTTGGTCGCCCTGGTTCTGCTTTCTGGCATTGTCGCCCGCGAAACCAAGATTTTCTTGGACAAGCTCCACAACGGAAAAGTAGGTGACTAA
- the ispD gene encoding 2-C-methyl-D-erythritol 4-phosphate cytidylyltransferase — MKGRFAAVLPAGGLGKRMGGNIPKQLMVLGGKPVYRYSLETFLSMDEIAEVVMAVPADWKDHFEKEIFSDNASDEIRAKMKIVVGGAERWQSVENGVNALTSDAEFVLVHDVARPFISKEIIRDVCETLVTKGSCLVAKPAVDTIKIAKDGSVQQTIDRNTVWMAQTPQAASVALLKKLYGRIAAEPLNFTPTDEASILEYFGESVYIVKGNNLNDKLTTPEDFEIFASRAK, encoded by the coding sequence ATGAAAGGACGTTTCGCGGCAGTGCTCCCCGCCGGGGGACTCGGCAAGCGCATGGGCGGAAACATTCCCAAGCAGCTTATGGTTTTAGGCGGCAAGCCCGTTTACCGTTACAGCCTCGAAACATTCCTTTCGATGGATGAAATCGCCGAAGTCGTGATGGCCGTGCCAGCCGACTGGAAAGATCATTTCGAAAAAGAAATTTTCAGCGACAACGCAAGCGACGAAATCCGCGCCAAAATGAAAATTGTCGTGGGCGGTGCAGAACGTTGGCAGTCTGTCGAAAACGGTGTGAATGCGCTTACGAGCGATGCCGAATTCGTGCTAGTGCACGATGTAGCACGCCCATTCATCAGTAAAGAAATCATCCGCGACGTGTGCGAAACGCTTGTCACCAAGGGCAGCTGTCTTGTGGCAAAGCCCGCTGTCGACACCATCAAGATTGCAAAAGACGGCAGCGTGCAGCAGACTATCGACCGCAATACCGTATGGATGGCACAGACTCCGCAAGCAGCCTCGGTCGCATTACTGAAAAAGCTCTACGGGCGCATTGCCGCAGAGCCTTTAAACTTCACGCCCACCGACGAAGCCAGCATTCTCGAATACTTCGGCGAAAGCGTCTATATCGTCAAGGGCAACAACCTGAACGACAAGCTTACGACTCCCGAAGACTTCGAGATTTTCGCAAGCCGCGCCAAATAA
- a CDS encoding SO_0444 family Cu/Zn efflux transporter encodes MPAVLEILEKFVWQFITLFSEMAPFLLLGFLLAGILHVWVPNHLYVPKIAKPNFKSVLWAALFGVPLPICSCGVIPTSIALRKEGASKGASVSFLISTPATGVDSILATYSLLGGPFAILRPVAAFVTAMLGGVFTNLVTKNEPETGVAVLENSHEHEHHEHCDCEGDHCSCDHDDYDEHEKKSFAQKVKETFEYGFVNMIGDVSKWLIIGLLLGALIAAFVPDDFFLFLHEYPLLCMLVVLVLAMPMYTCATGSIPLALALVEKGVTPGAALVLLMAGPATSIASMLVVGKAFGKRTLAAYLVSIALGAMFFGFIVDTFLMDTFLASMLPHGSAECHGHGALGVFDYVCAIVFAALIIYAKFAHKGCGHCGCGCGDHDCCCEGEDHCECDEHHHHEHHHEHGEGECLCHEHTHEHHHHDEHVVETYRVNGMNCSHCKACVEKAVMALDGVISAEADVAKKELRVEWHDEDDINETALKKAVDEAGFEFGGEV; translated from the coding sequence ATGCCTGCTGTTTTAGAAATTCTGGAAAAGTTTGTTTGGCAATTCATTACGCTGTTTTCGGAGATGGCGCCGTTCCTTTTGCTCGGCTTTTTGCTTGCGGGCATTTTGCATGTGTGGGTGCCGAATCACTTGTATGTGCCAAAGATTGCGAAGCCGAACTTTAAGTCGGTATTGTGGGCGGCCTTGTTCGGGGTTCCGCTTCCGATTTGTAGCTGCGGCGTGATTCCGACTTCGATTGCGCTCCGGAAAGAGGGGGCGAGCAAGGGCGCGAGCGTGAGTTTCTTGATTTCGACGCCTGCGACGGGTGTGGATTCTATTTTGGCGACGTATTCGCTGTTGGGCGGACCGTTTGCAATTTTGCGCCCGGTGGCCGCTTTTGTGACGGCAATGCTTGGCGGCGTGTTTACTAATCTGGTCACAAAGAACGAGCCTGAAACGGGTGTTGCCGTACTTGAAAATTCTCACGAGCATGAGCATCACGAACACTGCGATTGCGAAGGCGATCATTGTTCTTGCGACCATGATGATTACGATGAACACGAGAAAAAGTCTTTTGCGCAGAAGGTGAAAGAAACTTTTGAATATGGCTTTGTGAACATGATTGGCGATGTGAGCAAGTGGCTGATTATCGGACTTTTGCTGGGCGCCCTGATTGCGGCTTTTGTGCCGGATGATTTCTTCTTGTTCTTACATGAATATCCGCTGCTTTGCATGTTGGTGGTGCTGGTGCTTGCCATGCCCATGTACACTTGTGCGACGGGTTCTATTCCGCTGGCTTTGGCTCTTGTTGAAAAAGGTGTTACGCCGGGTGCTGCTTTGGTGCTGTTGATGGCAGGCCCTGCAACGAGTATCGCGAGCATGTTGGTGGTGGGCAAGGCTTTTGGCAAGCGTACTCTCGCGGCATACCTTGTTTCGATTGCATTAGGTGCGATGTTCTTTGGCTTTATTGTCGACACGTTCCTGATGGATACGTTCCTTGCCTCGATGCTCCCGCATGGTTCTGCAGAATGTCATGGTCACGGAGCGCTCGGCGTGTTTGATTACGTTTGCGCGATTGTGTTTGCTGCGTTGATTATTTATGCGAAGTTTGCGCATAAGGGCTGTGGACATTGTGGTTGCGGTTGCGGCGATCATGATTGCTGCTGCGAAGGTGAAGATCATTGCGAATGCGATGAACATCATCACCATGAACATCATCATGAACACGGTGAAGGCGAATGCCTTTGCCATGAACATACTCATGAGCATCACCATCATGACGAGCATGTTGTGGAAACTTATCGCGTAAACGGCATGAACTGCAGTCATTGCAAGGCTTGCGTCGAGAAGGCCGTAATGGCTCTAGACGGCGTGATTTCAGCTGAAGCCGATGTCGCGAAAAAGGAACTCCGTGTGGAGTGGCATGACGAAGACGATATAAACGAAACCGCCCTCAAGAAGGCGGTTGATGAAGCCGGATTTGAATTCGGCGGGGAAGTGTAG
- a CDS encoding metalloregulator ArsR/SmtB family transcription factor encodes MNNCSYIKNAKNEVSMDVLFELSEFFKFFGDTTRIRIIHLMLSGEISVNDIAEKLNLEQSVVSHQLRILRTANLVKPRRDGRKMFYSLDDEHIGLIFNTGLTHILHKKGK; translated from the coding sequence ATGAATAACTGTTCATATATCAAAAATGCGAAAAACGAAGTCTCAATGGATGTTCTTTTCGAACTGTCGGAGTTCTTCAAGTTCTTTGGCGATACCACGCGTATCCGCATTATCCATTTAATGCTTTCGGGCGAAATTTCGGTGAACGATATTGCCGAAAAGTTGAACCTGGAACAGTCCGTGGTAAGTCACCAGTTGCGCATTCTGCGTACGGCGAACTTGGTCAAGCCGCGTCGCGATGGTCGCAAGATGTTCTATTCGCTCGACGATGAACATATTGGATTGATTTTCAATACGGGTCTCACACATATTCTGCACAAGAAGGGTAAGTAA